Part of the Lolium rigidum isolate FL_2022 chromosome 6, APGP_CSIRO_Lrig_0.1, whole genome shotgun sequence genome, TCAGCTTCCAGTCGGAATAGACTCTACCCAGTTTGAGGATGTAGAATATGGAATAAAGGACTAGCCATGCCATTAGGACTACTATGGAGTCCGAGCGTCTTGGAAGAACATGCACTCAAAGTACGGCTTGCATAGTCACTTGTATGAATCTCAAGACAGCAATGGCTCTGCATCAACCTTGTGTCGTTGTTGGGGTTCAAATAAGGAGGGCCATTTTCTATTAAAACAGCCATGGAGGCGTCAAGAAACAGAATGCGGAATATAACGCAGTTTGCATATAAACCAAGCCGAGGGATGCCAGATTCGTGCTGCAATATGCAGGCATCGATCCCTGCGTTCCTGTCAGTGCAGGATAGCATTCCACTCAAACGTCACAGGTTTCTCAAATGCAGGACTTGGTTCCTGCATTTCCTGACAGTGCTTCCGCAGAGGGGCAACATTCAAATAACATGAGGACTTGATAGATCCATAACCAGAAAAAAAAAATAAAGGCAATGTAGCAAACTTTATATCCATGAAACTCGGCAAAGGGGAAGTATTTCATTCTGCTACTGTTAAGCATGACAACATTCTCATTTTTTAGCACACAAAAACATATGCACAATTAGGAAATGGAAAGGGTACTAAGTCAGTACTTATTTGACGAGTTAGGTAGAAATGGATGAGGAGCAAGAAAAGCGAGACTTGGAAAAGAGATCAAAGACACAGTCTGCCATTAAAGCATCATGGGAGGCAAGAAAGTGGGGAACGGCTGAGGAAATGGATGAAAAGAGAATTTTGGGAGTTTTCTCTTGCAACTTGGTACTTGAGAATGTGGTACTACAATGAAAATAGATACTGTACTTTTTTTTCAAAACAACGATTCAGATACCTCATCATATAAGCAAAAGAGAAGCTTACCTGCTCAACCAAAACACCATAATGGCATATCTAACCAGACAATCATCTTATGCATTGTGTGGAATTTCAGCCCCATCGTGTCTACCACCAGTGTCTTTTTCTACAAGCACAAGCAGTTATTCAACCAATTACACTATATCGAAATCCAAATAGATACGAGCAGGAGGTACTTGCATAAACTGAAAAGTGCAATTTGATAAACAACTCAGCTTTGATACAAAAATAAGACGAGACAAAACCACACCTACTGTCAAATTGAACGAATATCCCCAAAAAGGTAAGCCATAGGTTATCTAGAACTTGTTTCCCCTCATTTCACACCACATTGAACAAAATAAGATAAACCCATACCGATAAACCCTAGCAACAAAAGAGACCATGACTATTCAGTTTTAGATGGCATTTAACTAAATTTATCCAGAAACGACCTTGGTACAAATGAACTCTCACAACAGGACTTTCCTCCACTTGATAATGAAGAATTATTTATAAATGGTGAATCAAGTACGATTTATATTAATGAATATTAGCAAGATCAGCAGAGATAAGTACTGACTGGCAGAAATATAAAAAGCCCCTAGCTTCCAAACATATGTATTGAGCTATCTATTTAACATTTTTGTTGGATTGAGCTAGTTTTTCATGTTAGTACCTTCAACTTCTAACTATTATGTAACTCGTCCTGAGAAAACAATATACTGCAGCTACGCGCTAGCACTACCATTATGCAATTCTTGCGTATGTCAATAGGCAGGCAACAACGAAGTTTAGTTCTATTGTTACAAAAAAAGGTCACTTTGGTGTTCACTATTTTATTGTATCGATATTCATTTACTAAACTTTTGTTCTCGAACACACACCAAACTGTGGGTCATTCGTATTAGTAAGACAGACACAGAAGCGGTGCAATTATAGCCCAcaacagaaagaaaaagaaaaacgaagCTAGACTAGGCTATGGACATGGAATATTTAAAGTGATAGAATCCAGTAAGGATAGTAATAACGGTGATAATTATATGGGGTATTTAAAATAACATCTCTACATATTTATTTTGACAAAGGAGGTACCTAGCTACCCACGCCAACCTATGCGTGGCTGCTTCATTGACAGAAATTAAGCTAACAGTACAACCATTGCAGCTATGCACTAAAACTACCCTTATTGAATTCGTCCGTATGTTGTCAACATGCAGGTCACAACGAATTTTAGTTCAATTAATATAGAAAAGAATTTGACAATCTTGGTGTTCATTGTTTTAATTATGGATATTCATATAATGAACTGATAAAAAAAGTTTGCTAGCTCTTAGTTGAACCAAATAGTTCCAAGATGGTAAAAGTATCAGATGATATGAAGAAAAATAGCATCactattttttttagaaagaaAATTAATACATCAAGCAGCAAAAGACACTAGCTACTAGTGACATATTTGAATCCAGTTCATAACCATCAAGCAGCAAAATaaataagagtggtatgagtatgaCACTATATAAGTCGTTAGCTTAATTTGGAAGGATGTGAATGGCATCCCATCAAACAAGTTACCAAAAAATAACTTGGATATTTTTATGCCTGCTGTGCAAAGGCATACTCTTACCTTCAATATAGAGACTTTCGAATGGATGATGGCGACAATAGAGGATGGATTCAGAAAGCCTAGTGACCTGCCATGACTGAAGGTGGAGCATTAAGAAGCCGACAGGTGTGCTCATGAAGACCAAATTATTCTCCTCAGCATACCCTAGTATTCTTATGTAGTACTTCTTTGAATTGAGGGAGAGTAGCTTGTCCAGTTCAATAGTTGTTCCTAGCCCCCACGATACAACACCATCACAGTCTGTCTTCCTCTTCCATAACCTGGCTTTGGCGGCGAATTTTGACACGGAGAGGAAACCGAGCCCACCACCCTCTGCTCGCACAACCGTGAAGCAGCAGCCCTCATCAAACATATTCACTGGCACTTGTATCACGGCTAGGCTCTGCCTGACAAAATCAAACTCGAGAATTCCATCAAATTTTCCCAAAAGCATCCAGTAAAGGGAATCCCCAACCAGCACAGAGGGCTCTGGAAAAACGCTGGTGTGATACCAGCCCTGATTAGCCTAGGGTGGAAGCGGCGTTGAGATGATATCACCCCATATGCCGGTCTGTGACGAGTAAACTCTTGCGACCGCTTGTATCTCGTCGTCGatgtccaccatgaccaagaccAGCTTGAAGTGGGCGTCTCCCGCAGCACGAAGCACCGCCCCATGGATC contains:
- the LOC124666285 gene encoding uncharacterized protein LOC124666285 isoform X3, whose product is MLLGKFDGILEFDFVRQSLAVIQVPVNMFDEGCCFTVVRAEGGGLGFLSVSKFAAKARLWKRKTDCDGVVSWGLGTTIELDKLLSLNSKKYYIRILGSLGFLNPSSIVAIIHSKVSILKKKTLVVDTMGLKFHTMHKMIVWLDMPLWCFG
- the LOC124666285 gene encoding uncharacterized protein LOC124666285 isoform X2 produces the protein MLLGKFDGILEFDFVRQSLAVIQVPVNMFDEGCCFTVVRAEGGGLGFLSVSKFAAKARLWKRKTDCDGVVSWGLGTTIELDKLLSLNSKKYYIRILGHGRSLGFLNPSSIVAIIHSKVSILKKKTLVVDTMGLKFHTMHKMIVWLDMPLWCFG
- the LOC124666285 gene encoding uncharacterized protein LOC124666285 isoform X1; this encodes MLLGKFDGILEFDFVRQSLAVIQVPVNMFDEGCCFTVVRAEGGGLGFLSVSKFAAKARLWKRKTDCDGVVSWGLGTTIELDKLLSLNSKKYYIRILGYAEENNLVFMSTPVGFLMLHLQSWQVTRLSESILYCRHHPFESLYIEEKDTGGRHDGAEIPHNA